A stretch of Dysidea avara chromosome 5, odDysAvar1.4, whole genome shotgun sequence DNA encodes these proteins:
- the LOC136256985 gene encoding uncharacterized protein: protein MDCTLKRMKLDGLGVWVKAANSDQILEFPVETPLTDIFLRCYGHQNCAAYYNGKIVVSIDGIDSTQLNPVIIEEYKVWIKLDEYTPSGKLSQPFQTIKDLFKQEFEEWDINDYVVKQNDEMIGNTHLSVLSSIEDNPICFIPYKIWVKFEDQPPCLMDVKRIESIEECRKRHKLIRFAAKQNDVTLKGDHTLNYQLATPDNPIQFTPLDIWMKVNDSEPIKLDSKRNESIEEFMIRHKIPSSGTKTTVELICPSLFSCKN, encoded by the exons ATGGACTGTACCCTAAAAAGGATGAAACTTGATG GTTTGGGTGTTTGGGTGAAAGCAGCAAACAGTGACCAAATTCTGGAATTTCCTGTTGAAACACCCCTCACTGATATATTTCTGAGATGTTATGGTCATCAGAATTGTGCTGCTTACTACAATGGCAAGATTGTGGTTTCCATCGATGGTATAGATTCAACTCAACTCAACCCAGTAATCATTGAAGAATACAAAGTTTGGATCAAGCTGGATGAGTACACTCCATCTGGGAAATTATCTCAGCCCTTTCAAACCATCAAAGATCTTTTCAAACAGGAATTTGAAGAATGGGATATCAACGACTATGTGGTGAAGCAGAATGATGAAATGATTGGTAACACACATCTAAGTGTTTTGTCTTCAATAGAAGACAATCCCATATGCTTTATTCCATACAAAATTTGGGTGAAGTTTGAAGACCAGCCACCATGTCTGATGGATGTTAAACGTATTGAATCCATTGAGGAATGTCGTAAAAGGCACAAGCTTATTCGTTTTGCAGCAAAACAAAATGATGTGACATTAAAAGGAGATCACACATTAAATTATCAGCTTGCAACACCAGATAATCCAATTCAGTTCACTCCTCTAGATATTTGGATGAAAGTCAACGATAGTGAGCCAATTAAGTTGGATTCAAAAAGGAATGAAAGTATTGAAGAATTTATGATTAGACACAAAATTCCTAGCAGTGGAACAAAGACCACTGTGGAGCTGATATGTCCTAGTCTATTTAGTTGCAAAAACTGa